The Rhodocytophaga rosea genome has a segment encoding these proteins:
- a CDS encoding IS3 family transposase — MDYLTKQQAKLAIVEYIEGWYNRKRKHSALGYRSPLQYQFYLEEKRIAA; from the coding sequence ATGGATTATCTCACAAAGCAGCAAGCTAAGCTGGCTATAGTTGAATATATTGAGGGATGGTATAATAGGAAAAGAAAACATTCTGCCTTAGGATATAGAAGTCCTTTGCAGTATCAGTTTTATTTAGAAGAAAAAAGAATAGCTGCCTAA
- the tnpA gene encoding IS200/IS605 family transposase, which yields MSAEKKALSGIVAEWVEELLRGICKEHEVKILKGHVSKDHLDLFVSVLPHLAISKVVQYLKSKSLQKLLSENKDLSKAFLGMAYMRLGLLCSNFG from the coding sequence ATATCGGCAGAAAAGAAAGCGCTAAGTGGTATTGTAGCAGAGTGGGTAGAAGAACTACTGCGAGGCATTTGTAAAGAGCATGAAGTAAAGATATTAAAAGGCCATGTATCGAAAGATCATCTAGATTTGTTTGTGTCAGTTCTTCCTCACCTGGCTATAAGTAAGGTAGTGCAATATTTGAAGAGCAAAAGTTTACAGAAGTTGTTATCAGAAAATAAGGATTTGTCAAAAGCTTTTTTGGGGATGGCATATATGCGGTTGGGGCTACTTTGTAGCAACTTTGGGTAA
- a CDS encoding IS3 family transposase yields the protein MVHGSSRITSALNEQGIQVSPPPVARLMKKSTIKSIIRRKYRVQTTDSEHL from the coding sequence CTGGTCCATGGCAGCTCTAGAATTACCAGTGCGTTAAACGAACAGGGCATTCAAGTCTCACCTCCACCAGTAGCCAGGTTAATGAAAAAATCAACCATTAAAAGTATCATTAGGAGAAAATACCGGGTGCAGACCACAGATTCTGAACACTTGTGA